Below is a window of Planktothrix tepida PCC 9214 DNA.
TATTTCTTTCAGCAACCCCCAATCAAGAATTACTCACACGCCTTAATAAAGTTGGGTTTCGGTGTGTAGAAATTAATCCGATTGATCAAAATAAGTATGTTTTTCCAAGTACCATTAAAGAATGTCAGGAACTTGAGGCACAAAAATGGCGTAAAGTATCCAGAGAAATTAAACTGAATTTTATTTCATTAGAACCTTCAACAAAAGCTTCTGAAAACTGGTTAAAAGACAATCAGCAACTAATTTTAGATTATTTCCAAAATAATCCAGGGAGTAAAGGAGCGATTATTCTCAACTCCATTGCTGCTGTCAAGCGATTAACCCCAATTTTTACTGAATTTCTTAAACCCTATGGATTAACAGTTGGCGAAAATACAGGTTTATCAGGAAAGGGGCAAAAAGAGCGATCGCTTTCAACTGATTTAGTTTTAGGTACTAGCACAATTGATGTCGGTGTTGACTTTAAAATTAACTTTCTGATTTTTGAATCATCCGATACCGGAACCTTTATTCAACGGTTAGGACGGTTAGGACGGCATGATGATTATGAAAAAGATGGTAAAAAAATAGCCTTTACTAACTTCACTGCTTATGCTCTAACTCCCAATTTTCTAGTCGGTAGTTTATTTTTAGAACAATCAGCACCGTTAGAAATAGGTGGAACTTATGATAGAAAATATTTCAACGAGATTTTGAAAGATAAATATTATAAGATTAATGACTTTAGCAAATATTATTCTCGTTGGGGTGCGGTTCAATCTGTCATATTGTGTGGAAAAAATGGATTAGGTAATGATTACATTAAGCGAAGTTATGCAGGAAGCCAAGAAGCCTTTAAAACAGCGTGTGAAGAAGTTTTTGAGACAAAATTCGGTAGAGTTGCAGGTTGCTTAAGACGATGGCGAAGTGAGTGGCAACAATTTTCTGGTCGAGATGGAAATCCTATCGCGGATGAAGCAGCTAGTTTTCGGGGATCAAGTCCGCTTCAGTGTGGTATTTATGACTTAACTGAAGCCCATGAAATTGATCGGTTTAAAACCTATGATTTACCTGGAATTATCAGCAATTTAGAAATTGAAGTAATCTCTAAAGAAGCTTTTTTGCGATCGCTTCACCAAACCGCAGAACGTCGTAAGCAACCGATACCTAAAAGTCGATTTGAATACTGTTTGGCTTTTATGAAATTGCATAATTATCGAGAAGAACGTTTAAATTGGCGATTGACTTACCCAGGAGATCTACAACCGATTGCAGACGCTTGGAAAGTTCAAGTTTTATTAGGAATTCAAGTATGGCAACCTCAAAACCGTTGGATTAGCGAAATTAATAAAAGGCTGAGAACAAAACCCTTAGTCAGTTATGTTTTGCCAATCCCAATGATTGAGGTTCGTAAACGTTTACGTCTTCCTATGCACTTTCAAATTTATGAATTAGATGAAACAGGTCAACATGATCGCAATGCCATCTATTCCGTTGCTTTTGGTCAGTCTGCATTACTGTTAGAAACCCTCGCCTATCGGTTCAAAAGTCATGGAGGTGAATTATGGATTTGTTAGCGTTTCGATCCCTGATAGGGATTATAGGAAGGCATCAGCCTCTGCATATAGTGGCGGAAATTTCAATCCCTGATAGGGATTACAGATCGCTCAACCCAGCTTGGCAAGCGATATTGAAATTAACTTCCCACTGTAAGTATACACAATCTATGCCACCTATGGAAATTGCATGGTCTTCCGTTACTAAATATATAAATGATGTGTTATCATCCCGATATGGTTGGCATCATCCTCTGGATATAGTGACGGCGATGGTTGGACGCCATTTATGGCCTTCTGACGACTCCTTGCTTTTTCTGGAAAAGAAGCCACCCTTTATCCAAACTAAAGGAGTGTCTCAATCATGTATAAACAACTGGAACTGTTTGACTTGCGACCCTACACCTGTAAGGAGTCTGCTACAAAAACCTATCCAGTTCAGCCAATGGAGGAAATTTATCAATGCTGCGAGTACCAACAACTTGAACTTGATCTATTCCCACCGCAGTGTTGAAACAACTCTTTCAGAGTTAATTAACGTTTCTAATTAAAAGCTAATAGGGTTGAGGCGTTATTCATTCCTCATCCCTATTTAGTAGTGGCTTTCATGAAAAGTTTTGGTTACTTTTTGGAGAAACAAAGCAATGAAAAGAAAAAATAAAAAATCTGAGCAGGAAATACAGCAGTTATCGCTGTTTGATGAATCTGAGTATATAAGTGGTAATGAAATTAATCAAGTTGACGAAGAATGGTCGCCAGATGATGATTATGGAGAAGGACTTGAACAAAAAAGTCGTCCTATTGAAACACAACCTCCTGAATTAATTCCCCTTAAAATCTTGAAAGACGCAATTAAGGCTCAAAATCCTGATGATGTCGTTATGCAGGACTTGAGTGAGTATGTATTATCAAACTTATTGCGAGTTGGTATAGGAGTAACTGCAAAAGGCGGAAAATTTTTTGACAAGATTGATGAAAAACGAGAAGAGACGGGGGAACCTCCAGTTCGGCGAGATCATGCTGGAGATCAATCTCTTAACACTCATTTACTGAATGGATTATTCCCAGCTAATTTAATTGAGCAACGTTTGGAACAACTTGATACAACAGTGCAGCGTTTTGTAAAAGAACGAGAGCGGAGACTGGCGATCGCTGGATTTATTCTACATGATTTCGAGAAATTTGATTATCAACGATTTCCCAATATGCCTGAGCAGTATAAGGCAGTTCCAAAAGATCAGATCCGTGATTTATCTTTGGAGGAACATCGAGAAATCATTGATATTCTTATTAAAGAATTAAATCTTGACCGATTTCTATACCCGAATCAACCAGAGGAATATCAAAAGCATATAGATGATTTACTTTATATTGCTTATAATGCTCAAAAACGTCATGATACAAACTTAAATACTTCAGAATTTGGATTAAATAAACTCACACTCAAAGGCAAGCAACCTAAAAGTTTAGCTGACCTTGCCTATTTGGCAGATTCTCTAGCTTCTGTGATTAAACATCCACAGGATATAGATGTTCCCAAGCTACAAGAATTAATTCACTCTTTAAGTGATGGGCAACTAAAATTTACTTATCACCGCATTGCAGAAAATCGAGGGGTGCTGACGAATGTTATTAACAATGCCTTAATGGATGAACATACTGGACTCAACCGTAAAGATTGTCAATATTTTCCCCCGTTTTGCCATTACTATGAACCCTTGCTTTATCTCCCCACTGGGATCATTTATCTTCAACATAAAAATGCACCTCCAATTTCAACAGAAAACCTGCCAGAAAAAGTAATTGATAAGATCAAAAATCTTTGTATAGAGGAATTAAAACAACAACAAAAAGGTTTTGTCCGAGAAGGTAAAGGGATGAAATATGCCGAATATTATGATCTATTTTTTGATGATATTGCTTTGATGAAAGTCGCTCTTGATGCCACTCGTAACACTATCAAAAGCAGTAAAGCTCAAGATCGCAGTCAAAGCCTTCAGGAATTCCAAAAAAAAGGAGCATTATCGGCTCAATACAATTTTGAATTTTCTAGTGATGTTCGGATTGATCAATTAGCAGAGTTTGGGGATTTATTGACTCGAAAAATTTGGTCTGATAGAGTTGCGAAAATTATTGATGAGAATAAGAAAAACAAGACCAATAAGGCAGGAGGAACTGTTCAACTGCCTGATGATCTGAATTCTAGTGATCAATTAGTTTATAAAATTGTCGAATTTTGGAATTTAGGTGAATATTTACCTGCTGTTCAAGAAATTCAGAATATTAATGGAAAACTGAAAGAACTAAAACTTAAAGGTAATACAGGCGGTCTTCCTTTAGAATGGTATTATTTAGCAGCTAAGTATATTGAGCATCATCCCAGCTTAGAAGATATTCAAACCACAGGAGATGATTTAATTACTTACCTTGCTGAACTTCTAAATCCTATTTTACAACAAAATAAATCAGCGAATGACGGATGGGAAGATCTGCGCTTATGGCTCAAACAAGTGGTGATGTTACCTACTGGAAATAAGACTCAAACTGATCAGTTTCTAAAAGAACTAAAATACTATCAATCAGCAAAACAGCCTGGACGGGGTAAGCAGCTAATTTGTTCAATTTCTCAT
It encodes the following:
- the cas3 gene encoding type I-D CRISPR-associated helicase Cas3', which encodes MSIHSSLKQESLIVDTYSITLKPVYSCPASEPLQGVTLPPGWTLAWHQAETFKALSDPNIDVVFNTAMTGDGKTLAACLDVLLGNGSAMVQYPTNELARDQEIQIQGYVEKFNPFPLPRIGRLSGAELELYAENEGVRKSAVLETHTSQREILLSNPDILHYLHRGAYLMPKDSPDKLWGRIDEDFDLFIFDEFHVFNAPQIASVINTLLLIRYTKRQKKFLFLSATPNQELLTRLNKVGFRCVEINPIDQNKYVFPSTIKECQELEAQKWRKVSREIKLNFISLEPSTKASENWLKDNQQLILDYFQNNPGSKGAIILNSIAAVKRLTPIFTEFLKPYGLTVGENTGLSGKGQKERSLSTDLVLGTSTIDVGVDFKINFLIFESSDTGTFIQRLGRLGRHDDYEKDGKKIAFTNFTAYALTPNFLVGSLFLEQSAPLEIGGTYDRKYFNEILKDKYYKINDFSKYYSRWGAVQSVILCGKNGLGNDYIKRSYAGSQEAFKTACEEVFETKFGRVAGCLRRWRSEWQQFSGRDGNPIADEAASFRGSSPLQCGIYDLTEAHEIDRFKTYDLPGIISNLEIEVISKEAFLRSLHQTAERRKQPIPKSRFEYCLAFMKLHNYREERLNWRLTYPGDLQPIADAWKVQVLLGIQVWQPQNRWISEINKRLRTKPLVSYVLPIPMIEVRKRLRLPMHFQIYELDETGQHDRNAIYSVAFGQSALLLETLAYRFKSHGGELWIC
- the cas10d gene encoding type I-D CRISPR-associated protein Cas10d/Csc3, which gives rise to MKRKNKKSEQEIQQLSLFDESEYISGNEINQVDEEWSPDDDYGEGLEQKSRPIETQPPELIPLKILKDAIKAQNPDDVVMQDLSEYVLSNLLRVGIGVTAKGGKFFDKIDEKREETGEPPVRRDHAGDQSLNTHLLNGLFPANLIEQRLEQLDTTVQRFVKERERRLAIAGFILHDFEKFDYQRFPNMPEQYKAVPKDQIRDLSLEEHREIIDILIKELNLDRFLYPNQPEEYQKHIDDLLYIAYNAQKRHDTNLNTSEFGLNKLTLKGKQPKSLADLAYLADSLASVIKHPQDIDVPKLQELIHSLSDGQLKFTYHRIAENRGVLTNVINNALMDEHTGLNRKDCQYFPPFCHYYEPLLYLPTGIIYLQHKNAPPISTENLPEKVIDKIKNLCIEELKQQQKGFVREGKGMKYAEYYDLFFDDIALMKVALDATRNTIKSSKAQDRSQSLQEFQKKGALSAQYNFEFSSDVRIDQLAEFGDLLTRKIWSDRVAKIIDENKKNKTNKAGGTVQLPDDLNSSDQLVYKIVEFWNLGEYLPAVQEIQNINGKLKELKLKGNTGGLPLEWYYLAAKYIEHHPSLEDIQTTGDDLITYLAELLNPILQQNKSANDGWEDLRLWLKQVVMLPTGNKTQTDQFLKELKYYQSAKQPGRGKQLICSISHSAYTVKEQMESAVLFTPQVYTNKQMLGGSNAKRNISSIAQIELMLRQILMSKTQAVGKSFEDGKYRYLYFYPTYYFTPETNCFLAKVYDQIVQTRFDTGIRNHFISQDMQADFSLERYQSVDLFKLSEGKKSTTDEKQESKKSLIFKLNYPEEQPLTFYFMALPPEKRGKTEPTDTESWVMPTWLAFAFPMILDVKTVVSESPIPPFTDGTEFEQTVFLDSAPQAFRVLTQEERFRLDYILEGWEKKQSKYPAPLKVLTAAYAINLDVNARQTKKGYNPNWGKLSELARDFETSPLYVFTYLKNWVRSQNLDTPSKAKIRLYAYQFYPCFDPHVEYNFELEDWTMTEQSKLHHPKKLTELYRKFYRAKSTKGKPTKANAILKPIDEAADVILKAELSWCQGEAMVDAVAARLFSLMNRVHSSTAEGRWVFKNSERDQERETILDFARYFVLEVFEGTFKGDRARLAGRQLNLIRDTCEFIYRLEDDKEYRARKLSNDDSKGGDPQEEE